One stretch of candidate division TA06 bacterium DNA includes these proteins:
- a CDS encoding tetratricopeptide repeat protein, translated as MNRILFAIVFSAMMIQLAAEVPAQATPGLMAWPSKIDLSVKAGGAKTGYVNVQNQGLNKVRLKVNIMNCRMSEDGAIIYTNKNVSFGCSQWLKVEPAEFSLSPRASQQVLYSIEVPQSAQGTYMAVILFETNVSNGDYQNLPGALVVENVPGTGQKRADLTELSFQKGIDGGNANAVLGISNSGSMICNPTGTLEVTDLKRGGKTNFAINRENEPVLPASMRRFRIPLEGLYNGQYKVLAVVDYQGSEILQGEATVTINAGELISQSNRMATGRAKGGDPASSEGQKKTAGPAEPKSSSSLSSAEIESLNREAVKLYSDGDYEKALAQWQKVLRADPGHNGAKNGAERARKKIEALKKARG; from the coding sequence ATGAACCGCATTTTATTTGCCATAGTATTTTCAGCCATGATGATCCAACTGGCCGCCGAGGTTCCGGCTCAGGCCACGCCCGGCCTGATGGCCTGGCCCAGTAAGATCGATCTATCGGTCAAGGCTGGCGGTGCCAAGACCGGTTATGTAAATGTGCAGAACCAGGGTTTGAACAAAGTGCGGCTAAAGGTTAACATAATGAACTGCCGGATGTCCGAGGATGGGGCGATAATTTACACCAACAAGAACGTCTCATTCGGCTGCAGCCAATGGCTGAAGGTTGAGCCGGCGGAATTCAGCCTTTCACCCCGGGCCAGCCAGCAGGTACTATACTCCATAGAAGTCCCCCAGAGCGCCCAGGGCACCTATATGGCGGTGATTCTTTTTGAGACCAATGTTTCAAACGGCGACTATCAGAACCTGCCTGGTGCGCTGGTAGTTGAGAATGTGCCGGGAACGGGCCAGAAAAGGGCAGACCTGACGGAGCTTTCCTTTCAAAAAGGCATTGACGGGGGAAACGCCAATGCAGTGCTGGGGATCAGCAACTCCGGGTCTATGATATGCAATCCCACCGGCACACTGGAGGTCACCGATCTCAAACGGGGCGGTAAGACGAACTTTGCCATCAACCGGGAAAATGAACCAGTGCTGCCAGCCTCTATGCGACGCTTCCGTATCCCGCTGGAAGGGCTGTATAACGGCCAGTATAAAGTGCTGGCGGTGGTGGACTATCAGGGCAGCGAGATACTGCAGGGCGAGGCCACGGTGACCATCAATGCCGGAGAGCTTATATCCCAAAGCAACCGGATGGCCACCGGCCGGGCCAAGGGAGGAGACCCGGCATCGTCCGAAGGACAAAAGAAGACTGCCGGGCCGGCCGAGCCGAAATCCTCTTCTTCGCTTTCTTCCGCCGAGATCGAGTCCCTGAACCGGGAGGCGGTGAAATTATATTCCGATGGGGATTATGAAAAAGCTTTAGCCCAGTGGCAGAAAGTGCTGCGGGCCGATCCAGGTCACAACGGAGCAAAGAACGGGGCCGAACGCGCCCGGAAGAAAATTGAAGCCTTGAAGAAGGCCAGGGGATAA
- a CDS encoding carboxypeptidase regulatory-like domain-containing protein has product MRNFLILIMLAAAASSLSPAAVIRQDNYGPGVEHDLAVVSIDTPADLLVPPGMPFYPAFTLENFGIYYEDSVWAYFAIEDSLAQRVYFDSLMMTDSLAPGSGKQLVLGTSFAPESLMKYTATACLVLAGDEVPFNDTLQQEFTTFEYTGRIEGFVTDDNAGGIPLDGAVITAASAGVFLSDTSVSGNYAFPSAPVGSYTITAGKAGYFDSVVTAVSLTVGATIAVNFSLGYPAVVLNPAESVSVLLSPNSIDSTQYLHLEIGGTRDLQYTVEWPEQTAKSKSFSDSLWGLEVSGLTGDNLCLGVEYDGTNLWVSGAASDPASDPNYLYKLDKSGSLLASYPQPSGNGWGWRDLCFDGSYLYAASGDSIEQIDTASGAPTGLKIYAHTSPCRGLAYDPAADCFYTANYSDDIRLVNRDGSLANSWPNSKNIFGLALDATAPDGPWLWVFSQDGFPQVQASQLDPSSGSYTGVSFQCQAADPANACAGGATFSTGLVPGRGILLGLLQDATDRLVGYDIRPHNAPWLTLSKTSGSFTPPDSDSIRLIFNNAGLDSSLTYRALVKVFDQTGTVRDSVTAILNSPTGVEGNDISGDILTGRMSLSTAPNPFSQRTMINIQLTKPGPASLSVYNISGQQVRSIMPVSRMTSGIHPFLWNGTGDGGRRLPNGVYFLRLQTKDERLVHKVLLLR; this is encoded by the coding sequence ATGAGAAACTTTCTTATCCTTATTATGCTGGCGGCCGCAGCCTCATCACTATCTCCGGCCGCAGTAATCCGGCAGGACAATTACGGGCCGGGGGTGGAACACGACCTGGCAGTCGTTTCCATCGATACTCCGGCCGACCTTTTGGTGCCGCCGGGAATGCCCTTTTACCCGGCCTTCACTTTGGAGAATTTTGGCATTTATTACGAGGACAGCGTTTGGGCTTACTTTGCCATAGAGGACAGCCTGGCCCAAAGGGTCTATTTCGATTCCCTGATGATGACCGACAGCCTGGCCCCGGGTTCTGGAAAGCAGCTTGTTTTAGGGACCTCCTTCGCTCCGGAATCGCTGATGAAGTATACCGCCACGGCTTGCCTGGTCCTGGCCGGGGACGAAGTCCCTTTCAACGACACCCTGCAGCAGGAGTTCACCACCTTTGAATATACCGGCCGGATCGAGGGTTTTGTCACTGATGACAACGCCGGGGGCATCCCCCTGGACGGGGCGGTCATCACCGCCGCCAGCGCGGGTGTATTTCTGTCAGATACTTCTGTTTCCGGCAATTACGCTTTCCCCTCGGCCCCCGTCGGCAGCTATACCATTACGGCCGGCAAGGCGGGTTACTTTGACTCCGTGGTGACCGCCGTCAGCCTCACGGTAGGTGCGACAATAGCGGTGAACTTTTCCCTCGGCTACCCCGCGGTAGTTTTGAACCCGGCGGAATCGGTCAGCGTTCTCCTGTCCCCGAATTCGATCGATTCCACCCAATACCTTCATTTGGAGATAGGCGGAACCAGGGACCTGCAATATACTGTGGAATGGCCGGAGCAGACGGCTAAAAGCAAATCGTTCTCCGATTCCCTTTGGGGTCTGGAGGTAAGCGGCCTCACCGGCGACAACCTTTGCCTGGGGGTGGAATACGACGGCACTAATTTGTGGGTGTCTGGAGCGGCCAGCGATCCCGCCTCCGATCCCAATTATCTTTACAAGCTTGATAAAAGCGGCTCCCTGCTGGCCAGCTATCCCCAGCCTTCCGGAAACGGCTGGGGCTGGCGCGATCTGTGTTTTGACGGCTCTTACCTTTACGCAGCTTCCGGCGATTCGATAGAACAGATAGACACTGCCAGCGGTGCGCCCACCGGATTGAAGATATACGCCCATACCAGCCCCTGCCGGGGACTTGCTTATGATCCGGCGGCCGACTGTTTTTATACCGCCAATTATTCCGATGATATCCGCCTGGTAAACCGCGACGGAAGCCTGGCAAACTCCTGGCCCAACAGCAAGAACATCTTCGGCCTGGCCCTGGATGCCACCGCTCCCGACGGCCCCTGGCTCTGGGTCTTCAGCCAGGATGGATTTCCCCAGGTTCAAGCCAGCCAGTTAGACCCTTCCTCCGGCAGTTATACCGGAGTTTCGTTCCAGTGCCAGGCCGCCGACCCGGCCAACGCCTGCGCTGGAGGCGCCACCTTCAGCACCGGTTTGGTGCCGGGGCGGGGCATCCTGCTGGGCCTGCTGCAGGATGCAACCGACCGGCTGGTAGGGTATGATATCCGCCCCCACAATGCGCCCTGGCTGACCTTATCCAAAACCAGCGGCAGTTTTACCCCGCCGGACAGCGACAGCATCCGGTTGATCTTTAATAACGCCGGATTGGACAGCAGCCTAACCTACCGGGCGTTGGTGAAAGTGTTCGATCAAACGGGCACTGTCCGTGATTCGGTCACGGCAATCCTTAACTCCCCTACCGGGGTTGAAGGCAATGATATATCCGGTGATATTTTGACCGGCAGAATGTCTCTCAGTACCGCCCCCAATCCGTTCAGCCAACGAACAATGATCAATATACAGTTGACTAAACCAGGTCCGGCCAGCCTCTCGGTCTACAACATCTCAGGGCAGCAGGTCAGATCGATTATGCCTGTCAGCCGGATGACCAGCGGCATACATCCTTTCCTTTGGAATGGAACCGGCGACGGCGGAAGGAGACTGCCCAATGGCGTTTATTTTTTGCGGCTGCAAACCAAAGATGAACGATTGGTGCATAAAGTGCTTTTGTTGCGGTAA
- a CDS encoding PAS domain S-box protein translates to MKHPSLKIKLASAGLVSVLVVLSGFSLYLYFNTRQHLLSLALDGLQGQAQLISSVISQKLADDPGANIDSLAQVQAAALAKRVTVIDSLGRVLGDSDEDAAGLKAMDNHLGRPEVAQARQKGQGHTVRYSRSLKVEMIYFAVPIIRGNTLWGYCRIAWPWEGLINYQRHLLAGVIIGLVLSAALLWLLVSLAWHPEIEAIRDVEQTACRLSSGDLKARAPMTRGSRETALVARTLNQLAQSWEGTVNDLSEQKSNLAAVLEGMSEGVITLDQRQVIRMVNHAAAEMFGLDPRQALGRLLLEAIRSPIMEQLIKEQREWIELEWEKRYYIVRIAAIRNQDGPRGWVLVSSDITRLKMLERIRKDFVANVSHELKTPLSAINGFSEALLDGALNNREQLEDFLNRIHTQSLRMSKLVNDLLELSAIESGNYTLNKIPSIVGPLLERTVDNLKPRIAEKSHLVHTDDRTGQQPVQIDPDKMFSALGNLLDNAVKYSPPNSRIDLAAEIRENALILTVSDDGPGISRENLPRLFERFYRVDRARSREMGGTGLGLAIVKHIAELHGGSAGAESVLGKGSRFWINIPLASLS, encoded by the coding sequence ATGAAGCACCCCAGCCTTAAAATAAAACTGGCCTCGGCCGGACTGGTCTCGGTCCTGGTGGTGTTGAGCGGATTCTCCCTTTACCTTTATTTCAACACCCGGCAGCACCTGCTGAGCCTGGCCCTGGACGGGCTGCAGGGACAGGCCCAGCTGATAAGTTCCGTGATCTCCCAAAAGCTGGCGGATGACCCGGGAGCCAACATTGATTCCCTGGCCCAGGTCCAGGCCGCAGCCCTGGCCAAACGGGTGACCGTCATCGACAGCCTGGGCCGGGTGCTGGGCGATTCGGATGAGGATGCTGCCGGGCTAAAGGCCATGGACAACCATCTGGGGCGGCCGGAGGTCGCCCAGGCCAGACAAAAAGGCCAGGGCCATACGGTGCGGTACAGCCGGAGCCTTAAAGTGGAGATGATCTATTTTGCCGTTCCGATCATACGGGGAAACACTCTGTGGGGTTATTGCCGGATAGCCTGGCCCTGGGAGGGTTTGATAAATTACCAGAGACACCTGCTGGCGGGGGTAATCATCGGGCTGGTTCTGAGCGCGGCCCTGCTTTGGCTGCTGGTCAGCCTGGCCTGGCACCCCGAGATCGAGGCCATCAGGGATGTTGAACAGACCGCCTGCCGGCTTTCATCCGGCGATCTGAAAGCCCGGGCGCCCATGACCAGAGGCAGCCGGGAGACGGCCCTGGTAGCCCGGACCCTTAACCAGCTAGCCCAGTCCTGGGAAGGCACGGTCAACGACCTGTCCGAGCAAAAAAGCAACCTGGCCGCGGTGCTGGAGGGAATGAGCGAAGGGGTGATAACCCTGGACCAGCGTCAGGTGATCAGGATGGTGAACCATGCCGCCGCCGAAATGTTTGGGCTGGACCCACGGCAGGCTTTAGGCCGCTTGCTTTTGGAGGCCATCCGCAGCCCCATCATGGAGCAGCTGATAAAGGAACAGCGGGAATGGATCGAGTTGGAGTGGGAAAAAAGATATTACATCGTCCGGATAGCCGCCATCAGGAACCAGGACGGCCCCCGGGGCTGGGTGTTGGTGTCTTCTGACATCACCCGGCTGAAGATGCTGGAACGGATCCGCAAGGATTTCGTGGCCAACGTTTCCCATGAGCTCAAGACCCCGCTTTCGGCCATCAATGGTTTTTCCGAAGCCCTGCTGGACGGCGCCCTGAACAACCGGGAACAGCTGGAGGATTTTCTTAACCGGATCCACACCCAATCACTGCGGATGAGCAAATTGGTTAACGACCTGCTGGAACTCTCAGCCATTGAGTCGGGTAATTACACCCTCAATAAGATCCCCTCTATTGTAGGCCCCCTGCTGGAACGGACCGTTGATAATCTAAAACCCCGGATCGCCGAAAAGAGCCATCTGGTTCATACCGATGACCGGACCGGTCAGCAGCCAGTCCAGATAGATCCCGATAAGATGTTCTCGGCCCTGGGCAACCTGTTGGACAATGCCGTCAAGTACTCGCCCCCAAACAGCCGGATAGACCTGGCGGCCGAGATCCGGGAAAATGCCCTGATACTGACGGTATCCGACGACGGCCCCGGCATCAGCCGGGAAAACCTGCCCCGCCTGTTCGAGCGGTTCTACCGGGTGGACCGGGCCCGGTCCAGGGAAATGGGCGGTACCGGCCTGGGACTGGCCATCGTCAAACACATCGCCGAGCTTCACGGGGGAAGTGCCGGAGCCGAAAGCGTTTTGGGAAAAGGCAGCCGTTTCTGGATCAATATCCCCCTGGCCAGCCTCAGTTAA
- a CDS encoding response regulator transcription factor, with translation MSKLIYIVEDERDIADLVEHYLKKDGFRSESISDGQRALERIHRQPPDLLVLDLMLPGMDGLELCRILRSEPATKRLPIIMLTAKAEETDKIVGLEMGADDYLTKPFSPKELMARIRAVFRRNQPPEEAKAVLNYGKIILDGERHLVSVSKKAVELTAKEFGLLEYLLKRPGRVLSRDQILNAVWGQDYYGGNRTVDVHIRHLRKKIPLLDAAILTVKSFGYKLKEEE, from the coding sequence ATGAGCAAGCTTATTTATATAGTGGAGGACGAGCGGGACATCGCCGACCTGGTGGAGCATTATCTGAAAAAGGACGGCTTCAGGTCCGAGTCCATTTCCGACGGCCAACGGGCCCTGGAGCGCATCCACCGCCAGCCCCCGGACCTGCTGGTGCTGGACCTGATGCTGCCCGGGATGGACGGCCTGGAACTTTGCCGGATCCTCCGTTCCGAGCCGGCCACCAAAAGGCTGCCCATCATCATGCTGACCGCCAAAGCAGAGGAGACAGACAAGATTGTGGGCCTGGAGATGGGGGCCGACGACTACCTGACCAAGCCTTTCAGCCCCAAGGAACTGATGGCCCGGATCCGGGCCGTCTTCCGCCGCAACCAGCCCCCGGAGGAAGCCAAGGCAGTATTGAATTACGGAAAGATAATCCTGGACGGAGAACGCCACCTGGTCAGCGTCAGCAAAAAGGCAGTGGAACTGACCGCCAAGGAATTCGGCCTGCTGGAGTACCTGCTAAAGCGCCCCGGCCGGGTGCTCTCCCGGGACCAGATCCTCAATGCCGTCTGGGGCCAGGACTACTACGGCGGCAACCGGACGGTGGACGTCCATATCCGGCATCTGAGGAAAAAGATCCCCCTGCTGGACGCGGCCATCCTGACGGTCAAATCCTTCGGATACAAACTTAAAGAGGAAGAATGA
- a CDS encoding PHP domain-containing protein, translating into MGKADLHIHTNYSDGSATVMQVLRRAVETGLDTIAITDHNEIAGAVKARELAERWGLKVDVIVGEEITTSDGHVVGLYLKERIRPLMTARATVDEIHRQGGLAVAVHPFSLWLKLFKCGGVGRLAEQLQFDAIEVANGALTETFSNRYTKAYNSKVAKLAGVGGSDAHTIEALGQAYTVFPGRGAAWLREAITHKATKDVITGSQFKALLDFIGDHLKGKLALYGSQGGALGQVDPA; encoded by the coding sequence ATGGGTAAAGCCGATCTTCACATTCACACCAACTATTCGGACGGTTCCGCCACCGTGATGCAGGTGCTGCGCCGGGCGGTGGAAACGGGACTGGACACCATAGCTATCACCGACCACAATGAGATCGCAGGGGCCGTAAAGGCCCGGGAACTGGCGGAGCGGTGGGGCCTGAAAGTAGATGTGATCGTCGGGGAAGAGATCACCACCTCGGACGGGCATGTGGTGGGACTTTACCTGAAAGAAAGGATCAGGCCCCTGATGACCGCCCGGGCCACGGTGGACGAGATCCACCGCCAGGGCGGGTTGGCGGTAGCGGTGCACCCGTTCTCGCTCTGGCTCAAGCTTTTCAAATGCGGCGGAGTGGGGCGGCTGGCGGAGCAGCTCCAATTCGATGCCATAGAGGTGGCCAACGGAGCCTTGACTGAAACCTTCAGCAACCGGTACACCAAGGCCTATAACAGCAAGGTGGCAAAGCTGGCCGGGGTAGGAGGCTCAGATGCCCATACCATAGAGGCTTTGGGGCAGGCTTATACGGTGTTTCCCGGCCGGGGAGCCGCCTGGCTGAGGGAAGCGATAACTCACAAAGCCACCAAAGATGTGATAACCGGTTCCCAGTTTAAAGCCCTGTTGGATTTCATCGGAGATCATTTAAAGGGCAAGCTCGCCCTGTATGGTTCGCAGGGCGGGGCCCTGGGGCAGGTCGATCCGGCTTAA
- a CDS encoding phosphate ABC transporter substrate-binding protein, producing the protein MTKKIIIIAMVALIAVMGGVSLAGKAITLKGSDTMLLLGQRWAEIYMEKHPGVVIQVTGGGSGVGIAALINGATNICQASRSMKDSEKQKLRDRYFSLGYEIPVAKDGVTLYLNEKNPINELTLDQIKDIYTGYTTNWSQLGGPDAKIIVYGRENSSGTYVFFREAAMKNADYTSSMQSLPGTAAVVNAVGKDVYGIGYGGAAYAKGVKEVAIKTAKGSFKPTTETVKSGQYPLARNLYWYLQGKPSGEMKKMVDWVLSPEGQEIVKKVGYFTIK; encoded by the coding sequence ATGACCAAAAAAATAATCATAATCGCGATGGTGGCATTGATCGCAGTAATGGGCGGGGTGTCTTTGGCCGGGAAGGCCATAACCCTGAAGGGATCGGACACCATGCTGCTGCTGGGCCAGCGCTGGGCTGAGATTTACATGGAAAAGCATCCGGGGGTGGTGATCCAGGTCACCGGCGGCGGGTCGGGGGTGGGCATCGCCGCCCTGATCAACGGCGCCACCAACATCTGCCAGGCCTCCCGCAGCATGAAGGATTCGGAAAAACAGAAACTGCGGGACCGGTATTTCAGCCTGGGATACGAGATCCCAGTGGCCAAGGACGGGGTGACCCTGTATCTTAACGAAAAAAATCCCATCAACGAGCTGACCCTGGACCAGATCAAGGATATCTACACCGGGTACACCACCAACTGGTCGCAGCTGGGAGGGCCGGACGCCAAGATCATCGTCTACGGCCGCGAGAACAGCTCGGGCACCTATGTATTCTTTAGGGAAGCGGCCATGAAGAACGCCGATTACACATCCAGCATGCAGTCCCTGCCGGGCACCGCGGCGGTGGTCAATGCCGTGGGTAAGGATGTCTACGGGATAGGTTACGGCGGAGCCGCCTATGCCAAGGGCGTCAAGGAAGTGGCCATCAAGACCGCCAAGGGCAGCTTTAAGCCCACCACCGAAACCGTCAAGAGCGGACAGTATCCACTGGCCCGGAACCTTTACTGGTACCTGCAGGGCAAGCCTTCCGGTGAGATGAAAAAAATGGTGGACTGGGTCCTCTCTCCCGAAGGACAGGAGATAGTGAAAAAAGTCGGGTATTTTACGATAAAATAA
- the pstC gene encoding phosphate ABC transporter permease subunit PstC produces the protein MKFTAILAIIAVFLIFLFILRESLPIFFSREVMKEITFGKFFNGIEWQPVSDNPRFSLWPIILGSLKVTLIALVFAVPTAVGAALYSSEFAGRRLKEFIKPVVELLAGIPSVVLGFFALIIMASFLKNIFGWTYRLNAVNAGIALGFAVIPAIYSLAEDAINAVPRSFREAALGLGATPWQTAVKVVLPAALPGVSAAVLFGMGRAVGETMVVLMAAGNAPLFSFNPLESTRTMTATIAAELGEVVFGGGHYHALFFIGLTLFLVTFVINTASWVLFDSLMNKLYGAKK, from the coding sequence ATCAAGTTCACCGCCATACTGGCCATCATAGCGGTGTTCCTGATATTCCTGTTCATCCTGCGGGAGTCATTGCCGATCTTCTTCAGCCGGGAAGTGATGAAGGAGATAACCTTTGGGAAGTTCTTCAATGGAATTGAATGGCAGCCGGTGTCGGACAACCCCCGGTTCTCGCTGTGGCCGATAATATTGGGCAGTTTAAAAGTGACCCTGATAGCCCTGGTTTTTGCGGTACCAACCGCTGTCGGAGCGGCACTGTACAGCTCGGAGTTCGCCGGGCGCCGGCTCAAGGAGTTCATCAAACCGGTGGTGGAACTGCTGGCCGGGATCCCCTCGGTGGTGCTGGGTTTCTTTGCCCTGATAATAATGGCCTCTTTCCTGAAAAACATCTTCGGCTGGACCTACCGTCTGAACGCGGTCAATGCCGGCATCGCCCTGGGATTTGCCGTTATCCCGGCCATCTATTCGCTGGCCGAGGATGCCATCAATGCCGTGCCCAGATCTTTCCGGGAGGCGGCCCTGGGGCTGGGCGCCACCCCCTGGCAGACCGCGGTAAAAGTGGTGCTGCCGGCGGCCCTGCCCGGGGTCTCGGCGGCGGTGCTGTTCGGCATGGGCCGGGCGGTGGGCGAGACCATGGTGGTGCTGATGGCCGCCGGCAACGCCCCGCTGTTCTCCTTCAACCCGCTGGAATCCACCCGGACCATGACAGCCACCATCGCGGCCGAGCTGGGAGAGGTGGTATTCGGAGGCGGCCACTATCATGCCCTGTTCTTTATAGGCCTGACCTTGTTCCTGGTCACGTTTGTGATCAACACCGCTTCCTGGGTCTTGTTCGACAGTCTGATGAACAAACTGTATGGAGCAAAGAAATAG
- the pstA gene encoding phosphate ABC transporter permease PstA, with protein sequence MNYQTKLRKIGDKVKIGLTGTAVLLILAILAIILAAVIAGGYKSLSWEFLSQPPRDGMTKGGIFPAIFGMVFSLILMLIAVVPVGVATAVYLHEYARPDFILTRLIRGAVNNLAGVPSIVFGLFGLGFFIQFIGNGIDRSLGQSGLFGQPCILWASLTLALMNLPIIIVATEEALRAIPQAERAGALALGATKWQTIRHVVLPQAIPGILTGVVLTISRGAGEVAPIMFTGAAYYLPYLPKLPTDQFMTLGYHIFVMTTQSPDIDATVPIAMGATLVLLALTFSLNIIAIIIRSRTRRQLSKGR encoded by the coding sequence ATGAATTATCAGACAAAATTAAGAAAAATCGGCGACAAGGTAAAGATCGGCCTGACCGGAACGGCGGTCCTGTTGATATTGGCCATCCTGGCAATCATCCTTGCGGCTGTGATAGCCGGCGGTTATAAAAGCCTGAGCTGGGAGTTCCTGAGCCAGCCGCCCCGCGACGGCATGACCAAGGGCGGGATCTTCCCGGCCATATTCGGGATGGTGTTCTCATTGATCCTGATGCTGATCGCGGTGGTGCCGGTGGGCGTGGCCACGGCCGTTTACCTGCACGAGTACGCCCGGCCAGATTTTATATTGACCAGGTTGATCCGGGGGGCGGTCAACAACCTGGCCGGGGTTCCTTCCATCGTTTTCGGCCTGTTCGGGCTGGGTTTCTTCATCCAGTTCATCGGCAACGGGATCGACCGGTCTTTGGGACAGAGCGGACTGTTCGGCCAGCCCTGCATCCTTTGGGCCTCGCTGACCCTGGCCCTGATGAACCTTCCGATCATCATCGTGGCCACCGAGGAGGCCCTGAGAGCCATTCCCCAGGCGGAGCGGGCCGGGGCCCTGGCCCTGGGGGCCACAAAATGGCAGACCATCCGGCATGTGGTGCTGCCCCAGGCCATTCCCGGCATACTGACCGGCGTGGTGCTGACCATCAGCCGGGGAGCCGGCGAGGTGGCGCCCATCATGTTCACCGGGGCGGCCTATTACCTGCCTTACCTGCCCAAACTGCCCACCGACCAGTTCATGACCCTGGGCTATCACATCTTTGTGATGACCACCCAGTCACCGGACATAGACGCCACCGTGCCCATAGCCATGGGCGCCACCCTGGTCCTGCTGGCATTGACCTTTTCACTGAACATCATCGCCATCATCATCAGATCCCGCACCAGAAGACAGCTTAGCAAAGGAAGATAG
- a CDS encoding phosphate ABC transporter ATP-binding protein — METRENRLEIIDFSLFYHRTKALEEISMDIPEKKVTAIIGPSGCGKSTLLRSINRMNELIEGVTTEGEILLDGEDIYHKNIDVVELRRKVGMVFQRPNPFPKSIYENVAFGLRMGEKAYSKGRLEEVVEQSLKEAAIWDEVKDRLQRSAMELSGGQQQRVCIARALAVEPEVILMDEPASALDPIATAKIEELIFKLKEKYTIVIVTHNMQQAARVSDQTAFLMLGKLIEYGDTSTIFTKPRNKTTEEYITGRFG, encoded by the coding sequence ATGGAAACAAGGGAAAACCGCTTGGAAATAATTGATTTCAGCCTCTTCTACCACCGCACCAAGGCCCTGGAGGAGATCTCCATGGACATTCCCGAAAAAAAGGTGACCGCCATCATCGGGCCGTCGGGCTGCGGAAAATCCACCCTGCTGCGGTCCATCAACCGGATGAACGAGCTGATAGAGGGAGTGACCACCGAGGGGGAGATATTGCTGGACGGGGAGGACATCTATCACAAAAACATAGATGTGGTGGAACTGCGGCGCAAGGTGGGGATGGTCTTTCAGAGGCCCAATCCTTTTCCCAAGTCCATTTACGAAAACGTGGCCTTTGGGCTGAGGATGGGCGAGAAAGCATATTCCAAGGGCAGACTGGAGGAAGTGGTGGAGCAATCGCTTAAGGAGGCGGCCATCTGGGACGAAGTCAAGGACCGGCTGCAGCGCTCGGCCATGGAGCTTTCGGGCGGGCAGCAGCAGAGGGTCTGCATCGCCCGGGCCCTGGCGGTGGAGCCGGAAGTCATCCTGATGGACGAACCGGCCTCGGCCCTGGATCCTATAGCCACCGCCAAGATCGAGGAACTGATCTTCAAACTGAAGGAAAAATACACCATCGTCATCGTGACCCACAACATGCAGCAGGCGGCCCGGGTCTCGGACCAGACGGCATTTTTGATGCTGGGCAAGCTGATAGAATACGGGGATACTTCGACCATATTCACCAAGCCTCGGAACAAGACCACCGAGGAATATATAACTGGAAGATTTGGTTAA
- a CDS encoding DUF47 domain-containing protein, whose translation MGFSLIPKEVQFFDLFDKQAAVINIAAKSFKELAVSGTFDDAGIERMKDIEHQCDEITHDIIDKLNRCFITPFDREDIYKLALELDDLVDMLYSVAKRMRLYKINGVHPDMIKFSELIEQAVGCLGKALNSLRNSKHHKPILVCCIEINRLENEGDHLRDHVIGDLFENESDAMAVMKWKEIFEGVETCLDISEDISNIIESILVKNA comes from the coding sequence ATGGGTTTCTCCCTGATCCCCAAGGAAGTGCAGTTTTTCGATCTTTTTGACAAACAAGCCGCTGTGATCAACATCGCCGCCAAAAGTTTCAAGGAGCTGGCTGTCAGTGGGACCTTCGATGATGCCGGCATCGAGCGGATGAAGGACATCGAGCACCAGTGCGACGAGATCACCCACGACATCATCGACAAGCTCAACCGCTGTTTCATCACTCCCTTTGACCGTGAGGATATCTACAAACTGGCCCTCGAACTTGACGACTTGGTGGACATGCTGTACAGCGTGGCCAAGAGGATGCGGCTATACAAGATAAACGGGGTCCACCCGGACATGATCAAGTTTTCCGAGCTGATAGAACAGGCGGTCGGCTGTCTGGGCAAGGCCCTGAATAGTCTTCGCAACAGCAAGCACCACAAACCCATTTTAGTCTGCTGTATCGAGATCAACCGGCTGGAGAACGAGGGCGACCACCTGCGGGATCATGTGATAGGCGATCTTTTCGAGAATGAAAGTGATGCCATGGCGGTCATGAAATGGAAAGAGATCTTTGAAGGTGTGGAAACCTGCCTGGACATAAGCGAGGATATCAGTAACATCATAGAATCCATACTGGTGAAGAACGCCTGA